The window GACCACGACCGCGCCGAACAACCCGATCGAGGTCCGTTATCGACTGCGCGGCAGCACCACCGTCGCGAAGCTGCAGGCGCCCGTGCGCCTCACCGGTGGCCTGGACGCCAAGTTCGACCCGGCCACCAGTGCGTTCAAGGCCGACCTGAGGCTCAACAAGTCGTCGATCAGGTTCGACCTGTTCGGCTTCCTGCCGGTGTCGGCGTCCCTCGACTTCCAACCGCAGGGTGACACCACAGGCACCTTCACCGACGGTGTCGTGCGGTCCAACTCCAAGGTCAAGATCGGCGTTGCGAACCTCCGACTGTTCGGTATGCCGATCTCGCGGACGACCGGTGGCTTCCTGTCCAGCACACCGGCGGACATCAGCCTCACGTCCGCACCTGGTTTCGACCCGGTGAAGGGCGGAACGCTCAGCGGCACCTACACCATTCCGCTGTTCGCGGGCAGCCCGCAGTTCGCGCCCACCGTCAACGCGCTGGTCGCGGGCCCGGGCAACACCGTGAGCATCACCCTGAACAAGAAGTAGCCATTCGGAAATGCCGAACCGCGGGAAGGCTCCCTGAGCCTCCCGCGGTTTTCGGTCAGCGCGGACTAAACCTGCCACTCACCGGCGATCATCAGGTCCCGGCCCGCGATCTCGTTGGCCTCGCGCCAGCACTGGATCAGTTCCGGGCGGACGCGGAAGTACGGGTAGTCGCGCTGCTTTCGGGGATCGAAGCCGGTTTTCGCGGCGAACTCGTCGGCGACGTCGGTGGTGATCCCGTCCGCGACCGACGCCGATCCCTCGATGAGCACCACGTCGCGGGTCGGGCCGATCGTGAGGCGGATCCGCCCGACGGCGCGGAGGTTCCGCGCCGTCGGGTTGGTGGCCGCGGTGGAGATCAGGAGCGTGTCGCCGTCCCAGAGGAACGACAGGGGGACCAGGTACGGCGTGCCCGCGGGGCCCGCGGTGGCCACCCAGGCGTCGACGTCGTGGTCGAGCCGGTGCAGGGTGTCCTGCTTGCGCTGCTCGGGCGGTCGGGGCGGGGCTGTCATCAGCTCGCCGCCTGCTTGACGAGCGCGCTGATCCGCTTCTCGTCGGCGGGGGTCAGCGCCGTCAGTGCGAAGGAGGTCGGCCACATCGCGCCGTCGTCGAGCGTCGCCTGGTCGCTGAAGCCGAGCGTCGCGTACCTCGCCTTGAACTTCTCCGCGCTCTGGAAGAAGCAGACGACCTTGCCGTCCTTGGCGTATGCGGGCATCCCGTACCAGAGCTTCGGCGCCAGGTCGGGCGCGCTGGATCGGACGATGGCGTGGATCCGCTCGGCCATCGCGCGATCCGGTTCCGACATCTCGGCGATCTTCGCGAGGACGTCCGGCTCCAGGTCGGCCTTGGCTCCGCGCCGCGCGGCCTTCTTCAGTTCCTGGCCGTGCTCCTTCATCGCGGCGAGTTCCTCGTCGCTGAACCCGACGCTCTTGGTGGACTTCTTCGTGGCGGTCATGGCAGGTTTCCTCTCTTGTTCCGCGGGCAGTGGTCAGTGGTCCTGGAGCAGGCCGAGAACGTTGCCGTCGGGGTCGGTGAAGGTGGCGACCAGCCGACCGCCGCCGACGTCGCGCACGGGGTCCTGCGCGGTGGCGCCCGCGGCGGTCACCTCGGCCAGCTTCGCCTCGATGTCCGGCACGTGCCAGTAGGCCACCGGCGAGGTCATGCCCTGCGGCCCACCGCCCGGCACCAGGCCGATGTGCTGGCCATCGGCCTCGAAGCCGACGTAGTACGACTCGTCCACCTGCGGTTCCGTGCCGAGCAGGGCGGTGTAGACGGCCTTCGCGGCTGCCAGGTCGGAGACGGGGTGCAGGACGGTCTTGACGGACATGGTCACTCCTTGGATCTGATCGGTCGTGGCCGGTGATGACCACGGCATAAGCCTCTCCCGGATGCGGCAGGACCACATCCGTGCAGACCACGGAGAACACCACTGAGTCCACACTGGATGCGGCAGGATGGGCCCCGTGGTGGCTCAGGCGGGGATATCTACGAGGGAAGCCGAGGTGCTGTCCCTGCTGGGGGAGCACCTCAGCAACGCGGAGATCGGCGCGCGGCTGTTCATCTCCGTGCGCACCGTCGAGACCCATGTGTCGTCGCTGCTGCGCAAGCTCGGCGCCCCGGACCGGCGGGCGCTCGCGCAGCTCGCCACCGAGTGGAGTCGGGCCGCGCGCGGCGGCAAGGTCGCGTCCGGGCTGCCCGCGTCGGTGACGGCGTTCGTCGGCCGTGAGCGGGAGCGGGCGGCACTGGCCGAGGCGGTCACCGCGCACCGGCAGGTGAGCGCGGTCGGCCCCGGCGGCGTCGGCAAGACCCGGCTGGCGCTCGCGGTGGCGGCGCGGGCGGCGGGCGAGTTCGCCGACGGCGTGTGGTTCGTCGACCTTGTCCCGGTCACCGATCCGGCGATGGTCGGCGCGGCGGTGGCCGCCGCGGTCGGCATCGGCGAGCACCAGGGCCGCGGCATGGACGAGTCGGTGATCGCCGCGCTGGCGGACCGGCACGCGCTGCTGGTCCTGGACAACTGTGAGCACGTGCGGGACGGCGTGGCGCCGTTCCTGGAGCGGCTGCTCGCGGGCTGCCCTCGGCTGACCGTGCTGGCCACCAGCCGGGCCCGGCTGATGGTGCCGTTCGAACGCGTCCACCCCATCCCGCCGCTGTCGCTGACCGGCGACGGCGAGTCGGACGCGGTCGCGCTGTTCCTCGACCGGGCCGCCGCGGTGGGCTGGCCGGTGGCGCCGGAGCAGCGTGACCAGGCCGCTGAGATCTGCCGTGGGCTCGACGGTGTGGCGCTGGCGATCGAGCTGGCGGCCGCCCGGTTGCCCACGCTCGGCCTCGACGGCCTCGCCGCCACCCTGTCCGACCAGCTGCGGCTGCTCAGCGGCGGTGCCCGGGCCGCCGACCGGCACCAGTCGGTGCGGGCCATGCTCGACTGGAGCCACGACCTGCTGGAACCGGCCGACCGGACGCTGCTGCGCCGCATCGCCTGCTTCGTCGCCCCGTTCACGGTCGACGCCGCCGTCGGGGTGGCGGGGTTCGCGCCGCTAGAGCCTGCCGAGGTGGTCGACGGTCTGGCCCGGCTCACCGAACACAGCCTGCTGGCGGCGGTCCCGTCCGTGGGCGGAACCCGTTACCGCACACTGGAAACCATCCGCCAGTACGGTGTGGAGCAGCTGTCCGGCGCGGACGAACTCGGCGAGGTCCGCTCCCGCCACCTGCGCTGGTGCTCGACGACCGCCACCGAGCTGACGCGTGACCCGGCACCGGGCGCGGGGGCGTGGCGAGCCAGGTTCGACGCGGCCGCCGACGACCTGCGGGCCGCTCTCGGCTGGGCGGCCGCGGAACCCGATCACCGACCCGACGCGTGCGGCCTGGCGCTCGCCCTGGCTTCCCTGGCCTTCACCCGGAATCTGATCGGCGAGGCCCAGCAGCGCTACGAACAGGCGGCATCGCTCGCCGCAGACGCGGACGTCGCCGCGACCGCCCTGCGGTCCGCCGCGGCGGTGGCGGGCTGCCGAATGCGGGGTGACGACATGTACCGGCTCTTCCGCGCCGCCGCGGACACCGCCCGCGGCGCCAGGGACAGCGCGCACGCCGCCGGGGACGCCGCGCACGCCGCCGGGGACGCCGCCCGCGGCACCCGGGACACGGCCGGGGCCGCCCGCGACCTGGCCACGGCCGCGGCCACGACCTACCGCTTCTCCGGCACGTTCACCCAGCCGCCACCGCCGGGCGAGGCCGCGGCGCTGCTGATCGAGGCCCGCGAGCTGGCGGGCGACGAGCCCGCCGCCCAAGCCGCGATCGCCCTGGCCGAGTGCGGCGTGCTCACGGACAGCCCCCAACTGGCTGTGCCGCAAGCGATTGCGCACGCCGAGCGGGCCGTCGACCTGGCGCACCGGACCGGCGACCCGCTGGCCGAGAGCGCGGCTCTCGACGCGCTCACCGCCGCCCAGTGCTGGGCGGGCGACACCTTCGCCACCGCCGCCACGACCCGACGGCGGGTCGAGCTGCTCGCCTCGGCGCCCGCGACCCCGGCCAGCGCGCACGAGCGGGTGAACGCGCTGTCCGAGGCGGCCGAGACCTGCATCGGAGTGGGCGACATCGAGGGCGCCCGCCGGTGGGGCGAGCAGCTTCGCGACCTGCCGCTGCTGGCCGAACGGGGCGACTTCGCCACGTCCCGCCTGCTCGTCGCCGACGCGCTGGCGGGCAACGTCGACGACGTGCTCGCGGGCAGCAGGCGATTCCTCGACGCGTGGGAGCGCTCCGGCAGCCTGCACGCGCCCACCCTCGCCATGGCGGCCGCCGCGGTGGCGATGGTCCACGCCCTGCGCGGCGACGACGAGTCACGAGACCAGTGGCTGGCCATCGTCGACGAACTCGGTGTGGCACAAGAACACAAGGCGGGCCACAGCGCGGTGTTCGACGCCATTGTGCTGCTCCACCACGGTCAGGCCGGGCAGGCGCTGGCGAGGATGGTGGGCGAACCCGAGGAACTGGACGAATGGTCCGTCTGGGTGTGGCGGCACTGGCACCTGGCGCTGCGGGCTGAGGCGGCGGCACTGGCCGGGAGCCCCGAGGCACGCGACTACCTCGCCGCGGCCCGAAAGACCGTGGCGGGCAACCCCATCGCGGACGCTCTCCTGGAACGCGCCGAGGCCCTGCTCGACGACGACCAGCCCCGGACGCTCGCCGCCGCCGCGGCGTTCGAAGCGGCAGGCTGCCGCTACCAGTGGGCGCGCACGCTGGTCGTTGCCGGAGGCGACCACGCCACGACCGGCGCGACAGTCCTGGCCGACCTCGGCTTGGCCCCGATGGCGACCCCTCACACCTGAGCGGTGCGGGCTGCCTCCCAGGTGAACCCGTCGGGGTCGGCGAAGGGTTCGGTATCGCCGCCGAGGATGAGGCGGTGTGATCCCGTGCCGTCGGGGGAGACGCCCGCGTCCTTGGCGAGGGCGCGGCGGCCGTAGAGGGCCAGCTTGACCGGGCTCGACGGGGTGGCGAACTCGACGTACTTGCGGCCGAAGCTCTTCGCCACCACGAGGCCGCGGTCGACGTAGAACCGCTTGCTGGCGGCCATATCCTCGACTCCCAGCAGCAGCACCATGTCGTCGATCTTCCGGGTGTCCGGGCCGGTGTCCTTCTTCGCCGACGTCGCGACCTTCCAGATCGTCCCGTCGGGCGCCTGGATGACGCCGCCGTAGCCCCAGAACGACTTGGCGACGGGCTTCAGCGGGGTGGCGCCCGCGTCGATGGCGGCGCCGATGAAGCTCTTGACGGTGGCCGGTTGGGACACCATGAGGGAGAGGGTGAAGCCGCGGAAGCCGGTCGTCGGCGCCTGCGAGGCCCGCAGGCGCACCTGGGTGTCCAAACCGAACGCGGCGGTGTAGAAGTCGTTGGCGGCCTGGGGGTCGGCCACTTCGAGTGTCACGGAGTCGATGGAAGTCATGCGGGCAACGCTAGGCGCGGCCCGCCGGTCCGCGCTTCTCGATTCCTGACCGGTGAAGCGCGGTGGCGCTGTAACGAATCACAGCGCCACCGCGCGGGCATCAGATGGCGAAGCAGAGCGGGTTGGTGATGTGCTTCGAGCAGCGGACCTGGCGGCTGGTGCTGCCGGTCTGGCCGCGGCTGTCGCTGACGGTCAGGTTCACCTGGTAGACCTTGGTGATGTTCGGGTAGCTGTGCGTCGTCGTCTTCCCGGTTCCGGTGGTGCCGTCACCGAACGCCCACGCGAAGCCGCCGACGGCGCCCTCCTCGTCGGTCGACGCGCCGCCGTCGAAGGAGCAGACGTCGCGCTGGCAGCGGACGGTGAACGCGGCCGTGGGCGGCAGGTCGCCCGCCTTGACCATGCGGCGGGTGGTGTTGGTCTTGCCCGCGTTGTCGGTCACGGTCAGCCGGACGCTGTAGTAGGCCGCCTTGCCATAGGTGTGGCTAGCGGTCTTGCCGGTTCCGGTGGTGCCGTCGCCGAAGTCCCAGGCGTAGCCGGTGATGGTGCCGTCGGTGTCGGTCGAGCCCGCCGCGTCGAACGAGCAGGTGGTGTTCGACGTGGAGCAGGCGCCGGCGAAGGCCGCGGTGGGCCGGCCGGGGTCCGCGGCGCCGGCCGGGTAGTCCTGAGTGGACCGGACGTCGAGCAGCGGCTCCTTGACGTTGTCGCCGGAGTCGTCGGTCCAGTCGGTGTTCGCGGTGTCGATCAGCCGCTGCCGCACGGCGAGGACGCCGTCGCGGCCGGTGGCGCGGTTGCCGTTGGCGGTCAGCAGACCCGCGGCGCCCGCGACGTGCGGCGCGGCCATGGAAGTGCCGCTCAACACCTTGTACCCGCCGTTGAGGTGCGTGGAGTTGATGCAGGTGCCGGGCGCGGCGATCTCCACCGTGGAGCCGAAGTTGCTGAAATCGGCCAGGGTGTCGTCCTGGTCGGCGCGGCACGTCGAGCTCGCGCCGCCGCCCGGCTTGCCGTTGAAGTCGGCCAGCGCGGACACCGTGACGACGTCCGGGAGGTTGGCGGGGAAGAACGTCTTGGCGTCCTTGTGGTTGTTGCCCGCCGCCACGACGAACACCACGCCCTTGGCCACGGCGTTGGTGATGGCCTGGCCGAGTGCGGCGTCGGTGCAATTGTCGCAGCCGAGGCTCATGTTCGCCACCTCGATCTCGGCGGCGTTGGCGGCCACCCAGTCGACCCCGGCGGTGACCCCGGACAGGCTGCCGCTTCCGCCGGAGCCCAACACTTTCGCCGACCAGATCCGGGCTCCGGGGGCCATGCCGACGACTCCGGCGCCGTCGTCGCGGGCGCCGATCGTGCCCGCCACGTGGGTGCCGTGGCCGTGGTCGTCGGCACCCGAGTTGTTGGTGCAGGTGGTGCTGTTGACGCAGTTGGTCCTGGCCACGACGTTCAGGTCAGGGTGCTGGGCGACGCCGGTGTCGATCACCGCGACGTCGACGTCGACGCTGTAGTCGTTGCTGCCGTTGATTTTCAGGTTCGGGTTGGCGGTGGCGTTCGCGCGATCCACGCCGGTGGGGACGGTGTCTGTGGTGTGCATGAGCCGGTCCGGCTCGACCGAGGCGACTCTCGGGTCGCGGCGCAGCGCGTCGGCGCCGCCCGCGGTCAGGGTGGCCGAGAATCCGCGCAGCGCGTGCTGGTAGATGTGCCCGACCTGGCCGCCATGCCGGTCGACGTGCCCGGTGGCGAACGCGGCCGGGTCCTGGGCGCCGTGTAGGACGACGACGTACCCGGACTGAGCCGGTGCCGCCGCGGAGACGCCGGTGAGGGCGGCTGAGGTCAGCGCCAGCACCCCGACTCCGGTGAGCAGCGCTGTGGTGATTGTGCGCACGATTGGTCCTCTCGCAGGGTTTTCGCAGGGCCGCGACGAGTCGCGGTGCGGCAACTGTCCGAGGAGATGACCGCGGGGAACAACGCCGGAAATAATGCGTAGGGGTACGCCTTCGATCAGCTGTGGTCCTCCGGCCGCAGCGCGTCGCGGTCG is drawn from Actinokineospora alba and contains these coding sequences:
- a CDS encoding pyridoxamine 5'-phosphate oxidase family protein — protein: MTAPPRPPEQRKQDTLHRLDHDVDAWVATAGPAGTPYLVPLSFLWDGDTLLISTAATNPTARNLRAVGRIRLTIGPTRDVVLIEGSASVADGITTDVADEFAAKTGFDPRKQRDYPYFRVRPELIQCWREANEIAGRDLMIAGEWQV
- a CDS encoding iron chaperone — its product is MTATKKSTKSVGFSDEELAAMKEHGQELKKAARRGAKADLEPDVLAKIAEMSEPDRAMAERIHAIVRSSAPDLAPKLWYGMPAYAKDGKVVCFFQSAEKFKARYATLGFSDQATLDDGAMWPTSFALTALTPADEKRISALVKQAAS
- a CDS encoding VOC family protein; its protein translation is MSVKTVLHPVSDLAAAKAVYTALLGTEPQVDESYYVGFEADGQHIGLVPGGGPQGMTSPVAYWHVPDIEAKLAEVTAAGATAQDPVRDVGGGRLVATFTDPDGNVLGLLQDH
- a CDS encoding ATP-binding protein, whose protein sequence is MGPVVAQAGISTREAEVLSLLGEHLSNAEIGARLFISVRTVETHVSSLLRKLGAPDRRALAQLATEWSRAARGGKVASGLPASVTAFVGRERERAALAEAVTAHRQVSAVGPGGVGKTRLALAVAARAAGEFADGVWFVDLVPVTDPAMVGAAVAAAVGIGEHQGRGMDESVIAALADRHALLVLDNCEHVRDGVAPFLERLLAGCPRLTVLATSRARLMVPFERVHPIPPLSLTGDGESDAVALFLDRAAAVGWPVAPEQRDQAAEICRGLDGVALAIELAAARLPTLGLDGLAATLSDQLRLLSGGARAADRHQSVRAMLDWSHDLLEPADRTLLRRIACFVAPFTVDAAVGVAGFAPLEPAEVVDGLARLTEHSLLAAVPSVGGTRYRTLETIRQYGVEQLSGADELGEVRSRHLRWCSTTATELTRDPAPGAGAWRARFDAAADDLRAALGWAAAEPDHRPDACGLALALASLAFTRNLIGEAQQRYEQAASLAADADVAATALRSAAAVAGCRMRGDDMYRLFRAAADTARGARDSAHAAGDAAHAAGDAARGTRDTAGAARDLATAAATTYRFSGTFTQPPPPGEAAALLIEARELAGDEPAAQAAIALAECGVLTDSPQLAVPQAIAHAERAVDLAHRTGDPLAESAALDALTAAQCWAGDTFATAATTRRRVELLASAPATPASAHERVNALSEAAETCIGVGDIEGARRWGEQLRDLPLLAERGDFATSRLLVADALAGNVDDVLAGSRRFLDAWERSGSLHAPTLAMAAAAVAMVHALRGDDESRDQWLAIVDELGVAQEHKAGHSAVFDAIVLLHHGQAGQALARMVGEPEELDEWSVWVWRHWHLALRAEAAALAGSPEARDYLAAARKTVAGNPIADALLERAEALLDDDQPRTLAAAAAFEAAGCRYQWARTLVVAGGDHATTGATVLADLGLAPMATPHT
- a CDS encoding VOC family protein, with the translated sequence MTSIDSVTLEVADPQAANDFYTAAFGLDTQVRLRASQAPTTGFRGFTLSLMVSQPATVKSFIGAAIDAGATPLKPVAKSFWGYGGVIQAPDGTIWKVATSAKKDTGPDTRKIDDMVLLLGVEDMAASKRFYVDRGLVVAKSFGRKYVEFATPSSPVKLALYGRRALAKDAGVSPDGTGSHRLILGGDTEPFADPDGFTWEAARTAQV
- a CDS encoding S8 family serine peptidase gives rise to the protein MRTITTALLTGVGVLALTSAALTGVSAAAPAQSGYVVVLHGAQDPAAFATGHVDRHGGQVGHIYQHALRGFSATLTAGGADALRRDPRVASVEPDRLMHTTDTVPTGVDRANATANPNLKINGSNDYSVDVDVAVIDTGVAQHPDLNVVARTNCVNSTTCTNNSGADDHGHGTHVAGTIGARDDGAGVVGMAPGARIWSAKVLGSGGSGSLSGVTAGVDWVAANAAEIEVANMSLGCDNCTDAALGQAITNAVAKGVVFVVAAGNNHKDAKTFFPANLPDVVTVSALADFNGKPGGGASSTCRADQDDTLADFSNFGSTVEIAAPGTCINSTHLNGGYKVLSGTSMAAPHVAGAAGLLTANGNRATGRDGVLAVRQRLIDTANTDWTDDSGDNVKEPLLDVRSTQDYPAGAADPGRPTAAFAGACSTSNTTCSFDAAGSTDTDGTITGYAWDFGDGTTGTGKTASHTYGKAAYYSVRLTVTDNAGKTNTTRRMVKAGDLPPTAAFTVRCQRDVCSFDGGASTDEEGAVGGFAWAFGDGTTGTGKTTTHSYPNITKVYQVNLTVSDSRGQTGSTSRQVRCSKHITNPLCFAI